Proteins encoded within one genomic window of Anopheles gambiae chromosome 3, idAnoGambNW_F1_1, whole genome shotgun sequence:
- the LOC3291539 gene encoding neuroglobin has translation MGCELTKLASSSNGGNSKSNNLPSLDACGPPPVDSRLPLTAKQKYTMVASWKGISRAMETTGITMFIKLFEEHADLLNMFAKFKELKTKEEQATSEELQEHANKVMNTLDEGIRGLDDLDTFFEFIHQVGASHRRIPGFKQEYFWRIEEPFLSAVSTTLGDRYTQNVEGIYKLTIKFIIETLVAGYEASANNNVDNTTSSSTPATKLSDEPNRAS, from the exons atgGGTTGTGAGCTAACGAAGCTGGCCAGCAGTAGCAACGGGGGCAACTCCAAGTCGAACAATCTCCCGAGCCTGGACGCTTGCGGGCCCCCGCCAGTGGACAGCCGGTTGCCGCTCACCGCCAAGCAGAAGTACACGATGGTGGCCTCGTGGAAGGGCATCAGCCGAGCGATGGAGACGACCGGGATCACCATGTTCATCAA ATTGTTCGAGGAGCATGCGGACCTGTTGAACATGTTCGCCAAATTCAAGGAGCTGAAGACGAAGGAGGAGCAGGCCACGTCCGAGGAGCTGCAGGAGCACGCGAACAAGGTGATGAACACGCTGGACGAGGGCATCCGGGGGCTGGACGATTTGGATACGTTCTTCGAGTTCATCCACCAGGTCGGTGCGTCCCACCGGCGCATACCCGGCTTCAAGCAGGAGTATTTTTGG CGCATCGAGGAACCGTTCCTGTCCGCCGTCTCGACCACGCTGGGCGATCGGTACACGCAGAACGTGGAGGGAATCTACAAGCTCACCATCAAGTTCATCATCGAAACGCTGGTAGCGGGCTACGAAGCAAGTGCCAACAACAATGTCGACAACACCACCTCCAGCAGTACGCCCGCCACCAAGCTGAGCGACGAACCGAACCGGGCGTCCTGA